The genomic region AGTATTTCGTCTGGATGCAGGAGTTAAGAGGACCAGTGTGAATAAAAATTCAGGCCTACGtcagttttgaaagaaaaaaaacacgcTCCCAAAAAACCACACAAGCCGCTTGGTACATTTATAGATTAAAGGTattgagtattttttttttttgccttttaaggCTGCTCTCACTCTATAAAGCATACtcaaagaaagcaaaaggaaggGTGTGTCTCAGTTAGGCAAATACTGTCTGAACTCTGCCTGCCCTGCCTTCTGTCCAAGTCCACTCCAGTAGCTCCAGCAACGGCTTTCAAACTGTCTCCCTTCAACAGCCGCGGACTCTTACTTCACCAAGTTTTGAACTGTTTGGGAAAAGCAGAAAATCATAACAGTTTTGCTTAAGGAATTTTGATAGGGAAATTTGTTGATTTGGCTACAAGGTCTAACTTCCGACACAGTCTCTGCTTCCCTGATACCAGTGCCACCGCCTTTCTGGCCGGCTCTCACACAGCCGCTTTGGTTGATTTTGGGAAAGGAAAGCCTCTAGATTGCCAGAGGCTCCAGAGCAGTAGTTCCCTTCTCTGCAGAAAGGAAGCTGAAGGGTAGGCTGGCCAAATTCAGCAGAGAAAACCACAGCACTCCCCCCCGCCTCTCTTTTGGTTAAAATGGAGCTGGAGAATCCTGTGGGTTTAAGTGAAAAAAAGTTTGCTGACCACATAAGGAGCAGAAAGCTTTTCACACAATCACCACTTCATCAGCTTAACCTATATATTGTTTTGCAATTGGGGAAACCCTCTTATATTCTCTAGTGGGCAGAATGACCGGGGGCGGGAAGGAGGGGGGCGGCGGCAGTACTGAACTACAGAGAGATTTCATCAAACCTTTAATAAAATGCCATTACTCTTCTGATCCTCTTGTCCTGAAGCAAGTAATTCTTAACGTGAATTCACAAACTTGGTTTCCAATTTTGGGAAGAGTAGTTCCCTATTGTGAAAGAGCAAAGAAAGAACCGAAACgaagaataaaataaaccaaGTGATTCGCAGACCATCAATACAAAGACACTTCCATGCATTAATGCAAGCGATATCCAATTCCCATACTAGCATTCCGGATCTGAAGAGCTTCTGCGTCATATGAGTGGAAGCCCACCAGCCAAAAAACAGTTCAGCCCCCCAAAATTACATGCCTGGTTATATCTAAGCCTTCTCGTCGAGGACAGGTGTCTTCTCTTGGGTTTGCTGCACACTGACTGACAAACCAAATAGAGGCGCTTCTGCCACTGTTAAAATCCAAGCCTACCCAAAATAAGGCTGCTTCCCTGTCCTTGCTCACTACTTTCTCAGCAACGTGCCATCAATATCCGACTGACTTGTCAACTTTAATTTACCTTTTGTACTTGCGCCTGCATTTTTGCTTTTATCTCCTCTAGAGAAACGGGTTTTGGTGATTTTGGAGTTTGGGGTTTCTTCTCCTTGTGAGATTCTGGAGTCTGAAACACAAGCAGCTTGTATGAGCACCTCCCGCATAAGATGACAAATAattgcatctccccccccccccaatcttgtcTCCAGTACAAACTTGGTAATTGCACAATTAGATAACACGCTGTTATTAGTATGCTGTGCACGACAAAAGTTCCCAACTTTGGATGATAGCCTGTTACATAAACTCTAGTTATGTCATTCTACTTCCAGTTCCCAAAGTACTAAGTACATTGGTTTTAATTAGACACCGGACTTTAACTTGCTTGCGCCGTTCCCACATCCAGAAGGTTATAATCACCACTCTCAATTCTTTCCTCATTATTTTAGGAATCCATCATCAAATCATATTAGGCTCACTCACTTTTGATTTTGCTGGTGTCACTGGCTTAGAATCTTTTCCattctggtttgattttggtGTGCTTTTCACAGAAGAATCACGTACCAGCTAGAATGATAATAGATTCAATTTAAAAACTTTCGTTAAAAACACACGCTGCAAAATGTAATTGAACCAGTATATAGGTAAGCATGTATCTTTTATATCCTTATGAGATCCAGCCAAATGGTTCATTTCTGAGAAGGCAGCACTATATACTGGCGCTCTCTTTCTACCCCCACTTTCCAAAAAAACACAGTAAATGGAGTCAAGCAATCCCAGACTGCCCTGTGTTTTATTCAtggcctcacacacacacacacacgctcttcAAAGCTGATCCTGTCAGGCTTTATCACGCTGCCACCTTTGAGGGAAATCTAGCACTGCGAGGAGATCTCTCTTTTCCCTCCAAATCTGTTTACTCCTGACAGGCTGGTTTAGGTGCTTCAGAAGAAGACTCTGTGAGGCTTTTTAACAATTAAACAAAGttggaacatttatttacagGATTATTAAGCTGTACTTTTCCTTAGGCAGAAATACTTGGTTGTTAATAGACAGTTCTTAGTAATTTACTTCAGATGTTTCCGATAGAATGTTGATTCAGTTCAAACAGATTTTCCTTCACTCCGTTACTTTCTTCAGGGTACATTTTCCTACACAGATCTGGACAAATACTTTAAACCATCCACCCTTTCCACCAGAGTATTCACACTAGGCTGGAACATAGCAAGCTTTGGGgttcctctaaaccaggggtagggaacctgcggctcaagagctgcatgtggctcttctgcccttgcactgcggctccacgagcagagccgccggccccatccttgcctgccctgcaggcagcagggcaggcgcatgaACTGCCCATGGCGGCTGGCCAGCTGCGCCATGGGCCTTCTCTCTCGCCAGCCCCCATTGGAgccggggtgggtgctttccggcggccggcaaggccgcgCCGCttcattcttgcccgccctgcaggcagggcAGACACACAATTGCCTTACGGCCGGCACGCCTAATGGCTTCTTGCCCGCCTGGCTAGGCTACGGCGCTTCCCAAGGCGCAGGCCGGTTGCTGGCCCCTATCCTCGCCTGCCTCTGCAGGTAGCAGGGGCGGATTACATCCCTgcccttctcagaatgagcggagtaaaaggtaaaaaaccccaatatatacattGTTATCTTTAttctttaaatgtcaaaattatttgcggctccaagtgtttctttttacccatgaaaacgggtccaaatggctcttcttGAGTGTTAGTCTCTCACCCTGCTCTAAATTTATAGGAGTAATCCTTatgcctccagatgttatggactacaattcccatcagcccctgccagcatggccaattggtcgtgctggcaggggctgatgggaattgtagtccataacatctggagtgccaaaggttcgccaccactgctctaaactctctcttgactctgccaattacaaaacacacaccctcagagactcaCCCGTCCCATATCAAGATGCTGTCTCCGCAGAGACTATAACCAAGCCCTTCGTGTGGTTTCAGTATTATCGCCGGGAATAGTTTTCCCCCTGGACTTAAGACTCAGGTCTCATGCAACCACCCTGGCCTTCTGATGTCCTTCTCCAACACTTGGGCTATCTAGCCTTTGTGAAGTAATGAGCTTTTCCTGTTAGCTTTGAGGACTCTTTGAGATCTCAGGCACTCTGCTTTTATCTCTCTCTGGCTCTGACTCTTTCTGACTGCCCCACGAGCACACACACTCTTTATGTTTCTTCTCTGTGGCAGGACTGCATCTACAAATTAACCCTTTTGTAAGCAGTCCATCACAACCCTCTTCTCCTGCGTTGCCAACACTCCAAGAAAGAAACTCAGTCGGGGGCTCAGCAGCCCAATTGCTGAGGACAAGCTGAAGGTCTCCCTTCCTCTAATCTTCTTCCTCAATGGGTTCATAAACAGGGACTTTTGCAAACACAAACACCAAACGCCACTGTCCAAACGAAGTTCAAAGATTAATTGGCAAAAATTCCCAACTGGCAATAATTCCCAAGGTGAAATCATCAGCTCCCCATGTAATATCAAAAGAgctatctcaggggtctgcaacctgcggctctccagatgttcatggactacaactcccatcagcccctgccaggggctgatgggaattgtagtccatgaacatctggagagctgcaggttgaagacccctgagatAGCTAATACAAAATTAACACTCCAACACTCCAGAGGCTTAGAGAGAATGAAAAAACCAACAACTGGGTCTCAGTTGAAATACAGCCTCTTACTTCCCAGTTGTCTTTAAAAGTTCCTTACTCCACTCAAGGATGGGACGCCCGTTTCATCACTGAAGCCTGTGATATCCATTTTCGGTGTGATCAGGCAAAGAGCAAGATTGCGAGAGACAGTTTGTCGGGTAAAGTCAACCCtcataaccccccctccccccccccacggaagACAGGCAAACCATCTGTCTTCTGCGATTAACAAAGTAGCTTTAATACAGACATAACATTACAGATGCCATCATTGAAGGGATTTTCCCATGAATAGGaccacaaaaaatttttttgctatCAAATGACTACGGTCTTATTATAAATCATTGTGGCACCTTGACAATGTATCAGCCAAGATATCATCCCTCCCTCTCACACGAGTCCCATCAAAGGACAAATCTTGTAAAGACAAAGCCCACCGTAACATTCTTGAGCTTGTCTCTTTCATTTTATGAATGAATGTTAGTGGGCAACGATCAACTCCCAAGCAAAAATGCATCCCTCTCATGTAGGTTTTCAGTCTATTGTGTCCCCAAACCACTCCCAGGGCCTCCTGCTCAATGACACTATAGAAGTAGCTTACGACTCAAATATACTTCTCACACAGACAAATATACTTCTCACACAGAGTCTCTTTGTATAAGGGACTATAGTCAAAGTTGTTCTTGATCTGCGTTCAAGCACCCAGCTCAAGGTTTACTCAGGCTTCCATTCCTCCAAGGTTGGTAAAGTTAGCACCCAGCTTGCGGGAGATAAAGtttaaatgactggggaaggtaatggcaaaccaccccataaacaaaatctgccttGTAAACACTGTGGTGTGGCATCACTCCATGGGCCAGTAACGATCCGGggtttgcacaggagactaccattaccccataaacaaaatctgcctagtcAACACTGtggtgtgacatcaccccatgggtcagtaacgatCCAGGGTTTGCACAGGAGTCTACCATTATCTTTAAGTAAGGCATCTTACTTAAAGATTGCGATTCATGATACGCAGAGTGACTTCAGCTAAAGAGTGGCATCTAGGAAGACAACACAAGTTCGGGCAACATTTCTATTGGTTATGAATGGGAAGCCTATATTTCAGTAGCTGGCTTTCATTCAGACACTGTAATTGCTTTTGCCTATGAGTGGTGCCTTGGAAGTCACTGCcttgaagagtggtggagtctccttctctgaaattttttttaacagaggctggatgatcatatatcaggaatgctttgattgtgtgttcctaaatggcacggggttggacttgacggcccttgtggtcttttccaagcCTACAATTCTATCATTCTACTGCAGGCATATCCATTCTGGAGCGCGAGAACACATTGTCACAGACTGCATGAAAGTGCATATGTTTGTTGTAGAGCGTTGGCAATGTTGAATACAGTGACCGATCTCTAAGCAAATACAGTGGacccttggttttcattgccttcagttttcatagattttttcagtgaaaaatttgtctcagttttcatcgatttgcctcagctTTCATCTActtgcagtaaggtgcagaggtttatggagaaaaatcacccgcacaaagctgttgcaggccgtgtctgcaacttgtttaatgacaatgtcttgccccatttcagacaaatcttaaagaggtgtcagaaacagacctctttggacagctttctggtgcgacattggtccactggctctgaagctggtcctggtgttattgtttgttactgttttcaccattaaacactatgtttattcacccaaaaatgtgtttttggtatgttttttggagtgcctagaacggattaattggatttacattgattcctatggaaaagtttgcctcagttttcattggtttcggttttcatcgattcttttcggacggattaccaacaaaaactgaggttctaCTGTACCGAACTCTGGATCACACCTTTTCCATCAGCAATTGCAGAAGTTATAAAAACGTACCAGGTGGTGCCAGATAAATTAATCCCTACTGGAAGTCTGGAGAGGCATTGAGAATATGCCTAGACGATTTTCAATCTTTTAAGCCATAGCACCATCTAGTGGTTCACGCAGCAACCAAGTAGGATGCAAGGGGGAACAAACACTGCAGCAAAGGGTCACAAGATGCACGCACAAAGTCGCTTCAGAACATctcatctgctgaagctgaacACTTAAGGTGACTACAGGGAAACGCAATACACCGAAGAAGCAATTGTACTCTACTCACTTTTTTAATTGGAATCTTCacttcctcttcatcctcctcatCCTCGTCATCTCTACAATCAAAATGGCAATCAGGAAACATTCCTCACAATCTGAATATCTACagaacattttaatgcatttctccagttttacatttaaaaacagcCTACAGTTTGCAACAGgctgcctgtgcaaacaaaagcaaaaggcAATTTCTCAAGCAATGACTTAATTCAATTATTCCCAATTTGGCACTCGCCAATACGCTCAGGGGGGCTACCTGCTCTCCCCCAGCCCTTCCTTCCTCCTACTAGCCAGAGTAGGAACTACTTTAGAAGACTTCAGGAGCCAACCGTATGGAAACAGCAGCCTCCACTGTAAGAGAATGCTGGACTTGGAACATACCAGCTGTCTGTGACTAGCATCAGTCCCCCACAGCCACCATGGCAAGAATAGGGAACTAATGTCCATCTTATACTGCCTTCACAAGTGAAATTATGATTGAAGGGGTTCTGCTGTTCCTCCAACACATCAATACAAACCCAACAGTACACAACAGCAGTAAATAAAAACAATCTGagactatgtattgttgaaggctttcatggccggaatcactggggtgctgtgtggtttccgggctgtatggccgtgttctagcagcattctctcctgacgtttcagatcctctgaagatgccagccacagatgcaggcgaaacgtcaggagagaatgctgctagaacaggggtaggaaacctttaacactcaaagagccatttggacccattttccatgggaaaagaaacacttggagccgcaaataatttttgacatttaaaataaagataacactgcatatattgggtttttttaccttttactccgctcattctgagaagcgaaaggatgcgtccgccctgctgcctgcagggtgggcaaggatgaagctggcggctcggccttgccggccgccgggaaagcgcccgccccgcttcaacagggcgggcgagaagggaagccggaagcccgcggcgcagcccagccggccgtgagcaattggtgcgcccgccctgctgcctgcagggcgggcgaggaTGGGGCCAGAAgtttggctcatggagccgcaatgcaagggcagaagagctgcatgcggctctcgagccgcaggttccttacccctgtgctagaacatggccatacagcctggaaaccacacagcacctcaatctGAGACTATCTTCACAACCTTTAAACCACTACAGCACACCCCGACGTTATCAACTGTGTCGCCGGTTAATATTGTTGAAATGTTATGATGAACGCTTCAAAATGCTACTCGATCATTCTTTGAACAAGAACTTAGAATGACATactcatcatcttcttcatcgtCGTCGTCTTCATCGTCGTCgtcatcctcctcctctgccagttTTGCTTTTTTCTGCAAGAAGCGTGCGTCAGTCAAGATGTTTTATATGCCAGTGGATCAAATTTAACATCAAACCTCCCACCCTGGAAGGGTAAGCGGCAGTGCTGCCAGCCAACAAGACCTGTGGGTTTTGTATGCACATTACGGGGTTAAGAGCAAGGATCCAACTTCTCTTTTACTTAAGCAGCTCTTCTAGTGGAGCAATGGCCACTTGACCCAATTGCTGCAATGGCTACTGAAAGGATCTTGGGATCTGAGAAGGCCATCACTCGTGCCCTGGACCCTTGGCCCAATCCTGACTGCTAAATGATGTGAGGATCAAATTGACAAGTTCTTCTCTTGGCCACTAAAAGAGGCAGTCACCAGTCCTCGGCCTAAAGGGCAATTCCTACAGCAAAACGATGTGGTCAATTATCGCTTGATCTCTAAACTACCCTTCCTGAGCAAAGCTCTGCGTCCTTTTCGGTCTCGCTTCAGGACAAGAGCAGCTTGGATAGATGACCTCTCTCTGAGTATCAACAAGGCCATGCTTCTTTGTTGCTCTTACCGAACTTATCTGCaatcggttctggtgggttttccaggcggtgtgaccgtggtctggtggattttgttcctgacgtttcgcctgcatctgtggctggcatcttcagggaggtatcacagagaaaagtctgtttcacactgtgtctaagtgagaagggtgaaacagcgtgaaacagacttttctctgtgatacacctctgaagatgccagccatagatgcaggcgaaactttaggaacaaaatccaccagaccacggccacaggccggaaaaccaccagaaccagttgaatccggccgtgaaagccttcgacaatacattatctgCAATCCTTGATACAATGGACCACGTCAGCACTTTGAGGCAGATACAAGCATCAGGAGAAGAACTGGTTCAAGTTGATCCTCAGACTACACAAAAGGTGCCCAGAGACCAGCTCCCATTATGGTCCTGTGCACCTCCACACGGTTCAATCCTACTCCCATTCAATTCAATCTCTAAATAAAGCCCTGTGGTACCGGTACTGCATCCCTGCTGTCCACagtgctggttgggaaggcagaaatcttgaaggacattgttctTCCTGCCCTTGATGAGCTTCAGCTGACCCCCCAATGACCTTCCCTTGATGAGCTTCAGCTGACCCCCCCAATGACTTTCTCAAGGGCTTAGGAGCTTTACTGTATCAAACAGTATTGCTAGAGAAGTTTTACTGGATCAAACAGTATTGCTAGAGAagcaaactggggggaggggctttctaCCAATCTAGCCTGGAGGATGGCCCCTGCCACAACTTAAGCCAATCTGAACCCATGCCAGGGAGATGTCAAGACTAGACTCTAATGTGCTTTGCAAAGATCTCGTTAAAGTCAACTCAGAGATTTCAATTGACACAAAATGCTGCAGCTTGGTTACTATCAGGAACTAGGCAGAACATGCCATTGTTAGCCACATTCTGCAatcactccattggctgccatCAGTTACTGGGTTCAAGGTAGTGATAATCCCCTACAAAGCCCctggaccctcatatctgtggGATTCCTTCCCCTCCTATGATCCAATACAACAGCTATGTGGATCTGAGCCAGGCCCTGTACAgatgccaccctgcaaatgggaaaGATTAACAAATGCCGCCATATATGCACATTCTCTGCTGTGGCCCGTCCACCTTCTGGGATGGCCTACCTCTCCTGGCATTTTGCAAAatatacaaaactgaattattcaggagggtgTTTTTACACAGGTAATAGGGCTCATCTTTCCACTACTTTTCTGGGTTTACCTGAGGAACTTTACTCAGTGTCACATTGGCGGGCCTCTTTGCCGTAGTGTTGAcaattttctcttcctcctcatcttcagATTCTGGCTCTTCTTCTAATGCTAAGACACCATAAGACAGGACTTGTGAGACTGAAAAGTCTTCCATATGTCAGCAAAAAAATGGCAAACTGTTTTAAGTTAATATAGCAGAAAATTAAGTTAAATTTCTTACCCACAAGATGTTGACCACTGACATAAACGGGACCAGAGCCACTTTTGAGTCGCAGAATTACTGGTGGTGTAATTTCAAAGCCACCTAATGAAACCTGAAGACAAAAAGAACAAAGCTGGGTTAAAAAATGCTTTATATATCTTAAGAATACTGTACagttaagaacgtaagaaagagcctgctggatcagaccagagtccatctagtccagcattctgctactcgcagtggcccaccaggtaccttcgggagctcacatgcaggatgtgaaagcaatggcctgctgctgctgctcccgagcacctggtctgctaaggcatttgcaatctcagatcaaggaggatcgagactGGTAGCCATATAGCTCATCtggatcataagaacaagccagctggatcagatcagagtcctagtccaatactctgctactcgcagtggcccaccaggtgcctttgggagctcacatgcaggatgtgaaagcaatggccttctgcttctgctgctcccgagcacctggtatcaTCTGTTACCCGTATAGTTCAAGACAACATTAGATAAGAATTTCACAATAAGTGAAGAATGGAAGGTCAGTAACGAAGCCGTCACCATTTACAGACCCCAGAAAGAGATTAACGGTGCTCAGTTCTGAAGAAAGAAAGCATGCTGTACACTGTAACCTCCATTTTAACTAATATCTTCAAAGGCCATTTTTCCAAATAAGTACATGCAAAACAAAATAGGAACAAAGAAAAGCACATGAGAGCAAACTTGTAGTCCTGGAAAAAATTCATTCAGGTTTGGGAAGAAGGGGCACATTTTGCACAAGCACCAGACAACTtggaaattaaaataaatctttAATTAAACAAGACTCAAAGCTGCGCCCCATCTCCAGAACAGTCTGGCAGCTGGCCAAAATAGCTGAAAACAGACTAAGCATGGGAGATGCACAGCCAGTCTCTCCCGAGCTGCCTTGACCACATTATAAACAAGAAATagtattttgtacattttatttgttttattaaattaataCCCTTGTCCGCTCCCAACCCAGCTCTGGCTCACGGCAGCTTACAAATTTATAAAATATAAGTGATACCATTAAAAATAATACTACAAATTTATATTACAAACCTAGGCATTAAAAAGTATTGATGGCGACTAGTAACAGCCGTGCCCTACAGTAACCCATGTTAAATGTCTCCCCACCTCAACAGTTCTTTGACATTGCCCGAGGTTAGGGgagaacaaaaaaggggggagataCAGAGATCAAACCAAtaaaactcgctgccctccagatgttatggactacagttcccatcatcccctgccagcatggtgctggcagtgggatgatgggaactgtagtccataacatctggagggcagcgagtttgatacctgtgcaaTAGAGGGTTGACAGTAGTTGGAAGGCCAGTAAGATGGAACAGTGGACAATGAGCGCTTTctaccaaaggcctggtggaacatagGTTTCCCTCCATTAGAAGCAAAAAAACATCACTTGCAAAAATATTTGTCATCATTTCTATAGTGCTATACAATTCACTTAATTCACTTGCACGGCCTGAACAACTGTGAAAATAAGTACCACCAAACTGTGAACAATTGCCGAGCAGCTGTTAAGTTGCCTGGGTCCAGCCCAgctgcagcaaaaatattttttaaaaacggtAGTAAAACTGGCAGTACCTATTCTCCCACGCATTTGTGTCCCCTCAAATACCCTCAGAAGTTTAAACCAAGACAGACCATTCACTTTGAGGTTCAAGGTACCCAGGGCTTGAGCCACTTCTGTGCAAACCAGCCTCCTTCCGCAATGCTGTGCAGTGT from Sphaerodactylus townsendi isolate TG3544 linkage group LG01, MPM_Stown_v2.3, whole genome shotgun sequence harbors:
- the NPM1 gene encoding nucleophosmin — encoded protein: MEDSSMDMENMGSLRPQTFLFGCELKADKEYHFKVNDEENEHQLSLRTVSLGAGCKDELHVVEAEALDYEGNQITVTLASLKMSVQPTVSLGGFEITPPVILRLKSGSGPVYVSGQHLVALEEEPESEDEEEEKIVNTTAKRPANVTLSKVPQKKAKLAEEEDDDDDEDDDDEEDDEDDEDEEDEEEVKIPIKKLVRDSSVKSTPKSNQNGKDSKPVTPAKSKTPESHKEKKPQTPKSPKPVSLEEIKAKMQAQVQKGTTLPKIGNQVCEFTLRITCFRTRGSEDYSITLAVETDSVSKKLKWFLSPPLHFKFCMFNH